One genomic region from Amycolatopsis sp. FBCC-B4732 encodes:
- a CDS encoding PadR family transcriptional regulator, producing the protein MASAKLTPLGIAVLELLHERPMHPYEMAQLMRERYVNTRVNVKAGSLYHTVERLKRDGFIEVVDTQRDGRRPERTVYGMTQEGLDEFNQRGRELLGDLVAEFPAFLSGLAVIDELGRETSLIELEHRVTRLRAAVAADQAVLQRLADDETPPIYWLDWRYQCDHRKFELEWTERLLDDLKAGRIPFQDCEQPKLTLITREDDDERQTS; encoded by the coding sequence ATGGCCTCGGCCAAGTTGACGCCGCTCGGCATCGCCGTGCTGGAGCTGCTGCACGAGCGGCCGATGCACCCGTACGAGATGGCTCAGCTCATGCGTGAGCGGTACGTCAACACGCGGGTCAACGTCAAAGCCGGGTCGCTCTACCACACCGTGGAACGCCTGAAGCGCGACGGATTCATCGAGGTCGTCGACACGCAGCGTGACGGCAGGCGGCCCGAACGGACCGTCTACGGCATGACCCAAGAAGGGCTCGACGAGTTCAACCAGCGCGGTCGCGAGCTGCTCGGCGACCTCGTGGCCGAGTTCCCCGCTTTCCTTTCCGGGCTCGCCGTGATCGACGAACTGGGGCGCGAAACCTCGTTGATCGAGCTCGAACACCGGGTCACGCGGCTGCGCGCCGCGGTGGCCGCCGACCAGGCCGTGCTGCAGCGGCTGGCCGACGACGAGACGCCGCCGATCTACTGGCTCGACTGGCGCTACCAGTGCGACCACCGGAAGTTCGAGCTCGAGTGGACCGAGCGGCTCCTCGACGACCTCAAGGCCGGGCGGATCCCGTTCCAGGACTGCGAACAACCCAAGCTCACGCTCATCACCAGGGAAGACGACGATGAACGCCAGACAAGCTAA
- a CDS encoding DHA2 family efflux MFS transporter permease subunit, translating to MNARQANPWAALGALCLGFFMILLDTTIVSIAIPTMLNKLNAGLNSVVWVISVYLLTYAVPMLFTSRLGDRFGPKRVFLAGLVVFTGASLWCGLSGNVEMLIAARAVQGLGAALMTPQTLAFITHLFPPAKRGPAMGMWGGVAGLATIAGPLLGGVLVDHLGWEWIFFVNVPIGVIAIVLTLLLVPDWQPKHSHSFDLLGIFLSSAALLCIVFGVQNGQQYDWGTVFGGITVFEIIGAGVLLLVAFLTWQRYNKREPLLPLQVFSNRNFSAGTLTATTVGFAMTGMFLPLVIYIQSVLGLTPTMGGLLTAPMSLLSGIVAPFVGRASDKVNGKYLVVFGLAALAAGLGIIALQATPTSSPWAFVPALLVCGLGIGCIFSPMSNMTMGSVEPRLAGTASGIFNTARQVGGVLGSAAIGVLLQARISASIADEAAKAASQLPEQYRAPFTEGIAHAAAGTGEFGSAGGPSPMPGVPAELAAQAGKLASEAVHSGLTDAARVTMLLPMGVLLLGILAALLLRKVKPRWEAPAPAPEAAAA from the coding sequence ATGAACGCCAGACAAGCTAACCCGTGGGCCGCGCTCGGCGCGCTGTGCCTCGGTTTCTTCATGATCCTGCTCGACACGACCATCGTGTCGATCGCGATCCCGACCATGCTGAACAAGCTGAACGCCGGATTGAACTCGGTCGTCTGGGTGATCAGCGTCTACCTGCTCACCTACGCCGTGCCGATGCTGTTCACCAGCCGGCTCGGTGACCGCTTCGGGCCGAAGCGGGTGTTCCTCGCCGGGCTCGTCGTGTTCACCGGCGCGTCGCTGTGGTGCGGCCTGTCCGGCAACGTCGAGATGCTGATCGCCGCGCGGGCCGTGCAGGGGCTCGGGGCCGCGCTGATGACGCCGCAGACGCTGGCGTTCATCACGCACCTGTTCCCGCCGGCCAAGCGCGGCCCGGCGATGGGCATGTGGGGCGGTGTCGCCGGCCTGGCGACGATCGCGGGCCCGCTGCTCGGCGGCGTGCTGGTCGACCACCTCGGCTGGGAATGGATCTTCTTCGTCAACGTGCCGATCGGCGTGATCGCCATCGTGCTGACGCTGCTGCTGGTCCCGGACTGGCAGCCGAAGCACTCGCACTCGTTCGACCTGCTGGGGATCTTCCTCTCGAGCGCGGCGCTGCTCTGCATCGTGTTCGGCGTCCAGAACGGCCAGCAGTACGACTGGGGCACGGTCTTCGGCGGCATCACCGTCTTCGAGATCATCGGCGCCGGCGTGCTGCTGCTGGTCGCGTTCCTGACGTGGCAGCGGTACAACAAGCGCGAGCCGCTGCTGCCGCTGCAGGTGTTCTCGAACCGGAACTTCTCCGCGGGGACGCTCACCGCGACCACGGTCGGCTTCGCGATGACCGGCATGTTCCTGCCGCTGGTCATCTACATCCAGTCGGTGCTCGGCCTGACCCCGACCATGGGCGGCCTGCTGACGGCGCCGATGTCGCTGCTGTCCGGGATCGTGGCGCCGTTCGTCGGGCGCGCGTCGGACAAGGTGAACGGCAAGTACCTGGTGGTGTTCGGCCTCGCCGCGCTCGCGGCCGGGCTGGGGATCATCGCGCTGCAGGCGACGCCGACGAGCAGCCCGTGGGCGTTCGTCCCGGCGCTGCTGGTGTGCGGGCTCGGCATCGGCTGCATCTTCTCCCCGATGAGCAACATGACGATGGGGTCGGTCGAGCCGCGGCTGGCCGGGACCGCGTCCGGCATCTTCAACACCGCCCGTCAGGTCGGCGGCGTGCTGGGCAGTGCGGCGATCGGCGTGCTGCTGCAGGCGCGGATCAGCGCGTCCATCGCGGACGAAGCGGCGAAGGCGGCTTCGCAGCTGCCGGAGCAGTACCGGGCGCCGTTCACGGAGGGAATCGCGCACGCCGCGGCCGGCACGGGTGAGTTCGGCTCGGCCGGCGGGCCGTCGCCGATGCCGGGGGTGCCCGCGGAGCTCGCCGCGCAGGCGGGGAAGCTGGCGTCCGAAGCTGTCCACAGTGGACTCACGGACGCGGCCCGCGTGACGATGCTGCTGCCGATGGGCGTGCTGCTGCTGGGGATCCTCGCGGCCCTGCTGCTGCGGAAGGTCAAGCCGCGCTGGGAAGCCCCGGCGCCGGCGCCCGAAGCCGCCGCGGCCTGA
- a CDS encoding nucleoside triphosphate pyrophosphatase: MQFVLASQSPARLALLRSAGLDPAVFVSGVDEDAVAAALTDPSPSELVAALAAAKAEAVIDKVAAVHPDAVVVACDSMLNIGGQMVGKPADPDIARQRWAAMAGTSGELLTGHAVVRLDGGARSKETAGWESTTVRFGTPSTHEIDAYVASGEPLHVAGGFTIDGRGGWFVEGLDGGHTSVIGISLPLTRRLLAEVGVGVVDLWERPAS; the protein is encoded by the coding sequence GTGCAGTTCGTCCTCGCCTCCCAGTCCCCCGCCCGCCTCGCCCTCCTGCGCTCCGCGGGCCTCGATCCGGCCGTGTTCGTCTCCGGCGTCGACGAGGACGCCGTCGCCGCCGCGCTGACCGATCCCTCGCCGTCCGAACTCGTCGCCGCGCTCGCCGCGGCCAAGGCCGAAGCCGTCATCGACAAGGTCGCCGCGGTCCACCCGGACGCCGTCGTCGTCGCCTGCGATTCGATGCTGAACATCGGCGGGCAGATGGTCGGCAAACCGGCCGATCCGGACATCGCGCGGCAGCGCTGGGCCGCGATGGCCGGGACATCCGGTGAACTCCTCACCGGCCACGCGGTCGTCCGGCTCGACGGCGGGGCCCGCTCGAAGGAGACCGCGGGCTGGGAGTCGACCACCGTCCGGTTCGGCACGCCGAGCACGCACGAGATCGACGCCTACGTCGCCAGCGGCGAGCCGCTGCACGTGGCGGGCGGCTTCACGATCGACGGCCGGGGCGGCTGGTTCGTCGAAGGGCTCGACGGCGGCCACACGAGCGTGATCGGGATCAGCCTGCCGCTGACGCGCCGGCTGCTGGCCGAGGTCGGCGTAGGTGTCGTGGATCTCTGGGAACGTCCCGCATCCTGA
- a CDS encoding dicarboxylate/amino acid:cation symporter: protein MSFVRTYTKPRVFAAAVLGSLVVGAALGVVARQTEAGWLTDLLDQIGTIFTTLLQIAVIPLVFTAIVVGINSLRGLGGGRTAARLGGKTVLWFAITSFIASLIGIAVGKIFNPGAGGLGGVEATAKNAGKAAASVDHWGSWSAFVNGLLPENFVKAFADGETLQVLFLALVIGAAAYSLGDKAKPFVDFTTSVFEIIQRYLGWIVRLAPIGIIGLIGAAVSNYGDALFRPLFSTTLAVYVGCLLVLFVVYPILLQFVAKVSPLKFFAKAGTAIQFAFASQSSAATLPLTRQSAVNLGVQPAYAAFATPLGSATKMDGCAAVFPAIAAIFVANLAGVSLNFWQYVGIVVVAVVGALATAGTTGWLTAFTLTTSFIGLDAKQVALGLALIYSVNPIMDMMRTATNVAGQIAVPVVVARGEGLLDDDVLNAPTDTPLHSDDGTEARHTEPAPA, encoded by the coding sequence GTGTCTTTCGTACGGACATACACCAAACCGCGGGTGTTCGCGGCCGCGGTCCTCGGCTCGCTCGTCGTCGGCGCCGCCCTCGGCGTCGTCGCGCGGCAGACCGAGGCCGGCTGGCTGACCGATCTCCTCGACCAGATCGGCACCATCTTCACCACGCTGCTGCAGATCGCGGTGATCCCGCTGGTCTTCACGGCGATCGTGGTCGGCATCAACAGCCTCCGCGGGCTCGGCGGCGGCCGCACCGCCGCGCGCCTCGGCGGCAAGACGGTGCTGTGGTTCGCGATCACGTCGTTCATCGCGTCCCTGATCGGCATCGCCGTCGGCAAGATCTTCAACCCCGGCGCGGGCGGGCTCGGCGGCGTCGAAGCGACCGCCAAGAACGCCGGCAAGGCCGCGGCCAGCGTCGACCACTGGGGCTCGTGGAGCGCCTTCGTGAACGGCCTGCTGCCGGAGAACTTCGTGAAAGCGTTTGCCGACGGCGAGACGCTGCAGGTGCTCTTCCTCGCGCTGGTCATCGGCGCGGCCGCGTACAGCCTGGGTGACAAGGCCAAGCCGTTCGTGGACTTCACGACGAGCGTCTTCGAGATCATCCAGCGCTACCTCGGCTGGATCGTCCGGCTGGCCCCGATCGGCATCATCGGCCTGATCGGCGCGGCCGTCTCGAACTACGGCGACGCGCTGTTCCGGCCGCTGTTCTCCACCACGCTCGCGGTGTACGTCGGCTGCCTCCTGGTGCTCTTCGTCGTCTACCCGATCCTGCTGCAGTTCGTGGCCAAGGTCAGCCCGCTGAAGTTCTTCGCCAAGGCGGGCACGGCGATCCAGTTCGCGTTCGCGTCGCAGTCCTCGGCCGCGACGCTGCCGCTGACCCGCCAGTCCGCGGTCAACCTCGGCGTCCAGCCGGCGTACGCGGCCTTCGCGACCCCGCTCGGCAGCGCGACCAAGATGGACGGCTGCGCGGCGGTCTTCCCGGCGATCGCGGCGATCTTCGTCGCCAACCTGGCCGGGGTGTCGCTGAACTTCTGGCAGTACGTCGGCATCGTGGTGGTCGCCGTGGTCGGCGCGCTGGCGACGGCCGGCACCACCGGCTGGCTGACGGCGTTCACGCTGACGACGTCGTTCATCGGCCTCGACGCCAAGCAGGTGGCGCTCGGCCTGGCGCTGATCTACTCGGTCAACCCGATCATGGACATGATGCGGACCGCCACGAACGTGGCCGGCCAGATCGCGGTCCCGGTGGTCGTGGCACGCGGCGAGGGTCTCCTCGACGACGACGTCCTCAACGCCCCGACCGACACCCCGCTGCACAGCGACGACGGCACCGAGGCCCGCCACACCGAGCCCGCCCCCGCCTGA